A part of Stigmatella erecta genomic DNA contains:
- a CDS encoding sigma 54-interacting transcriptional regulator yields the protein MRQQPLVDISTVDAVERQRGQPSAPLVPALTLVSHPVADRAGERVLLSPLRGVALSRNEPAFMRPGQGTGMHLADPFLSRKPVTFFAQPDGRVRLEPGEGSRVAVAGLVLEGPWEFSAEEVAAGVPLELAGRVVLLLHLAEPASVEAPDALGMVGSSVGLQRVRRLIEQVADLNVPVLIRGETGSGKELIAQAIHRRSPRRNKPFVSVNLGAIPKELAAVELFGARKGAFTGSVRDQEGFFQAAHGGTLFLDEVGEAPPEVQVMLLRVLGTGEIYPVGERSPVTVDVRLVAATDALLEQQIQEGRFKAPLLHRLSGFAIRVPPLRERREDVGVLFHHFAREELEPLGELKRLSPEEATAEPWLPPALAVRLVRHDWPGNIRQLRNVVRQLVIGNRGQPRLQLDAQLEAELATLNAAASGRPSEKPAALAASASPRRKPSDITSQELLAALRESGWEFQAAADRLGIFRTSIYDLIERSPGIRTAGSLSVEELKRCHRECAGDVNAMVRKLEVSKRALVRRLKELGLGAQEG from the coding sequence ATGAGACAGCAACCCTTGGTGGACATCTCGACGGTGGACGCGGTGGAGCGCCAGCGCGGGCAGCCCTCCGCGCCGCTCGTGCCCGCGCTGACCCTCGTGTCTCACCCCGTGGCGGATCGCGCGGGAGAGCGCGTGTTGCTCTCCCCCCTGCGGGGCGTGGCCCTCTCGCGCAACGAGCCTGCCTTCATGCGCCCGGGCCAGGGGACCGGCATGCACCTGGCGGATCCGTTCCTGAGCCGCAAGCCCGTGACGTTCTTCGCGCAGCCGGACGGACGTGTCCGGCTGGAGCCGGGCGAGGGCAGCCGCGTGGCCGTGGCGGGGCTCGTGCTCGAAGGGCCGTGGGAGTTCTCCGCCGAAGAGGTGGCAGCCGGGGTGCCGCTGGAGCTGGCCGGGCGCGTGGTGCTGCTACTGCATCTGGCGGAGCCTGCCTCGGTGGAGGCGCCGGACGCGCTGGGCATGGTGGGCAGCAGCGTGGGCCTTCAGCGCGTGCGCCGGCTCATCGAGCAGGTGGCGGACCTGAACGTGCCGGTGCTCATCCGGGGAGAAACAGGTTCGGGCAAGGAGCTGATCGCCCAGGCCATCCACCGGCGAAGCCCCCGCCGCAACAAGCCCTTCGTGAGCGTGAATCTGGGCGCCATCCCCAAGGAGCTGGCGGCCGTGGAGCTGTTCGGCGCGCGCAAGGGCGCCTTCACGGGCTCGGTGCGGGACCAGGAGGGTTTCTTCCAGGCAGCCCACGGCGGCACGCTCTTCCTGGACGAGGTGGGTGAGGCTCCGCCCGAGGTTCAGGTGATGCTGCTGCGCGTGCTGGGCACCGGGGAAATCTACCCCGTGGGCGAGCGCTCCCCCGTCACCGTGGACGTGCGGCTGGTGGCCGCGACGGATGCGCTGCTGGAGCAGCAGATTCAAGAGGGCCGCTTCAAGGCGCCCCTGCTGCACCGGCTCTCGGGGTTCGCCATCCGCGTGCCGCCCCTGCGGGAGCGGCGTGAGGACGTGGGGGTGCTGTTCCACCACTTCGCCCGCGAGGAGCTGGAGCCGCTCGGCGAGCTCAAGCGCCTGAGCCCGGAGGAGGCCACGGCCGAGCCCTGGCTGCCCCCGGCGCTGGCGGTGCGGCTGGTGCGCCATGACTGGCCCGGCAACATCCGGCAGCTTCGCAACGTGGTGCGGCAGCTCGTCATCGGCAACCGGGGCCAGCCCCGCCTCCAGCTCGATGCCCAGCTCGAAGCGGAGCTGGCCACGCTGAACGCCGCGGCCTCGGGCCGGCCCAGCGAGAAGCCCGCGGCTCTCGCGGCGAGTGCCTCGCCCCGCCGCAAGCCCTCGGACATCACCTCCCAGGAGCTGCTGGCCGCGCTCCGGGAGAGTGGCTGGGAGTTCCAGGCCGCCGCGGACCGGCTGGGCATCTTCCGCACGTCCATCTACGACTTGATCGAACGCAGCCCCGGCATCCGCACCGCGGGCTCGCTGAGCGTGGAGGAGCTGAAGCGCTGCCACCGGGAGTGCGCGGGGGACGTGAACGCCATGGTGCGCAAGCTCGAGGTGTCCAAGCGGGCCCTGGTCCGCAGGCTCAAGGAGCTGGGACTGGGCGCCCAGGAGGGATGA